In one Gallus gallus isolate bGalGal1 chromosome 20, bGalGal1.mat.broiler.GRCg7b, whole genome shotgun sequence genomic region, the following are encoded:
- the SOGA1 gene encoding protein SOGA1 isoform X1 has protein sequence MSLELSGSDSESPGSAPPPPPSAGEASPLPEEPSAASMASSRLQLSTSLAFSDLTEELLDASTDGLLRELEDLRSENDYLKDEIEELRAEMLEMRDVYMEEDVYQLQELRQQLDQASKTCRILQYRLRKAERRSLRVAQTGQVDGELIHSLEQDVKVAKDVSVRLHNELEAVEKKRIRLEEENEDLRQRLIETELAKQVVQNEMDKLRENSLKKRGSRSIGKTEKKPSVQEDSADLKCQLHFAKEESALMCKKLTKLAKENDGMKEELLKYRSLYGDLDSSLSVEELADSPHSREAELKVHLKLVEEEANILSRRIVELEVENRGLRAEMDDMKGQGDRELPGQDLRFLACTSACGDAGDTVAELRRHLQFVEEEADLLRRSLLELEDQNKLLLNELNKYKSDHELDVTLSEDSCSVVSEPSQEELATAKVQISELSGKVKKLQYENRVLLSNLQRCDLASCQTTRPMLETDAEAGDSAQCVPTAGWRDERGSEAEVQDRVLDGGSSTKLLKAKDLETLLGIRDQAALVSKAIDILISDANGFTSSLKVCLDNECVGGLLAEALDNSSESPSDAKLMNVLLMRLGVLQQDLGCFMRKVDLLSSGLKEHSGSFLFSSSHEATKEGLQKEHGSDLQQPDFRDADPYRITHTKDTDPAHSRSYKTCRPDENDSYATEMKELQLVLSEANESLRGLQEQLSQERQLRKDEVDNFSQKICQLKEDHQKALLRREFELQSLNLQRRLEQKFWSQEKNLLVQESQQFRQSFLLLFMKLKWFLKCWRQGKIVHSEGDDFLEVNSMKELYMLLEEEELTPQQQADNRTCSGDAWTPNTPNECIKTLADMKVTLKELCTELREERRGAGELQQQFTKAKAAWEMERAELKCHIAQLEAKAGKGITERTLPDWKVALKREREEHQHLLAESYSAVMDLTKQLQISEKNWKQEKVELLARFKEEQQQAEQQAKDLQNKLNQLQKGANPWALKHSEMEKHGSNWKEALNEKITDKETISEEDAKGTNLKRTKSVSSMSEFESLLDCSPYLPGKTVPGLGDHSRGKKSSAAPQLLPNGIRDSTSLPPPNCTYVNIEQPASDSLAKEKLGISSWDYSQASSLSGHDPTQKQMQRSYTAPDKTGIRIYYSPPVVRRLEAAVVHNKEGKIMIEPGFLFTMAKPKEPEESARAESTYSQWLCNFSKQQRELLDGSTGESTVPPVPRFPPSLHDLEISGNMSDDMKEITNCVRQAIRSSSLERKVKSTSSQTVGLAHVGTQTTQTVSVGLQTDLPRGSLHGKSWSPRSSSLVSVRGKQISTSLDKVHARIERPCCSPKYGSPKLQRRSSSKLDASKDRSLWNLHQGKQNGSAWARSTTTRDSPVLSNINDGLSSLFSVVEHAGSTESIWKPGCPEGGRAKAEAPKYGLVQEFFRNVCGRAQSPTAPPEKKDAGGGEEGSKKTEHPSLASYHPTESTSRILSKKVLKQSSCEDPKLMSPGQGSKEAFPRDPDFISAMASEDMACDCSSQSLTSCFARPSRSAARHSPSKCRLHPIDIPRVEEKPGPLSE, from the exons ATGTCGCTGGAACTCAGCGGCAGCGACAGCGAATCCCCGGGcagcgccccgccgccgccgccctcggCCGGAGAGGCCTCGCCGCTGCCCGAGGAGCCCTCGGCCGCCTCCATGGCCAGCAGCcgcctgcagctcagcacctctCTCGCCTTCTCCGACCTCACCGAGGAGCTGCTGGACGCCAGCACCGACGGGCTGCTCCGCGAGCTGGAGGACCTGCGCTCTGAGAACGACTATCTCAAG GATGAGATCGAGGAGCTGCGTGCCGAGATGCTGGAGATGAGGGACGTCTACATGGAGGAGGACGTCtaccagctgcaggagctgcggcAGCAGCTGGACCAGGCCAGCAAGACGTGCCGCATCCTGCAGTACCGCCTGCGCAAGGCTGAGCGGCGCAGCCTGCGTGTGGCACAGACCGGCCAGGTGGATGGCGAGCTCATCCACAGCCTGGAGCAGGACGTCAAG gtGGCCAAGGATGTCTCCGTGCGGCTCCACAACGAGCTGGAGGCggtggagaagaaaaggatcaggctggaggaggagaacgAGGACCTGCGCCAGCGACTGATCGAGACGGAGCTGGCCAAGCAGGTGGTACAGAATGAGATGGACAAGCTCCGAGAG aatTCCCTGAAGAAAAGGGGGTCTCGCTCCATTGGGAAGACCGAGAAGAAGCCATCGGTGCAG gaGGACAGTGCAGACCTGAAGTGCCAGCTGCACTTTGCCAAGGAGGAGTCGGCCCTGATGTGCAAGAAGCTGACCAAGCTGGCCAAGGAGAACGATGGCATGAAGGAGGAGCTTCTGAAGTACAGGTCCCTCTACGGGGACCTTGACAGCTCCCTGTCTGTGGAGGAGCTTGCCGACTCACCCCACTCACGCGAGGCAGAGCTCAAGGTCCACCTCAAGCTGGTGGAAGAAGAAGCCAACATCCTCAGCCGTAGGATTGTGGAGCTGGAGGTGGAGAACCGCGGCCTGCGGGCTGAGATGGACGACATGAAGGGCCAGGGGGACAGGGAGCTGCCAGGGCAGGATCTGCGGTTCCTGGCCTGCACCTCGGCCTGCGGGGACGCGGGGGACACGGTGGCAGAGCTGCGGCGGCACCTGCAGTTTGTGGAGGAGGAGGCCGACCTGCTGCGCCGctcactgctggagctggaggacCAGAACAAGCTCCTGCTGAACGAGCTCAACAAATACAAGTCGGACCACGAGCTGGATGTGACGCTGTCAGAGGACAGCTGCTCAGTGGTCAGCGAGCCCTCGCAGGAGGAGCTGGCCACGGCTAAGGTGCAGATCAGCGAGCTGAGTGGCAAGGTGAAGAAGCTGCAGTACGAGAACCGGGTTCTCCTCTCCAACCTGCAGCGCTGTGACCTGGCCTCCTGCCAGACCACCCGGCCCATGCTGGAGACCGACGCCGAGGCCGGCGACTCAGCGCAGTGCGTGCCCACTGCTGGCTGGAGGGACGAGCGTGGCAGTGAGGCCGAGGTGCAGGACAGGGTGCTGGATGGAGGTTCCAGCACCAAGCTGCTTAAGGCCAAGGACTTGGAGACCCTGCTGGGCATCCGGGACCAAGCAGCGCTCGTCAGCAAAGCCATCGACATCTTGATTTCAGATGCCAATGGCTTCACCTCCAGCCTGAAGGTGTGCCTGGACAACGAGTGCGTGggggggctgctggctgaggcCCTGGATAACAGCAGCGAGAGCCCCAGCGACGCCAAGCTGATGAATGTGCTCCTCATGAGGCTgggtgtgctgcagcaggacctgGGCTGCTTCATGCGGAAGGTGGATCTCCTCTCCAGCGGCCTCAAGGAGCACAGCggctccttcctcttctccagcagccACGAGGCCACCAAAGAGGGGCTGCAGAAGGAGCATGGCTCTGACTTGCAG CAGCCTGATTTTAGGGACGCCGACCCTTACCGCATCACCCACACCAAGGACACGGACCCCGCACATTCCCGGAGCTACAAAACCTGCCGGCCTGACGAGAACGACTCCTATGCCACCGAG atgaaggagctgcagctggtgctgtcAGAGGCCAACGAGAGCCTgcgggggctgcaggagcagctctcgCAGGAGAGGCAGTTGCGGAAGGATGAGGTGGACAACTTCTCACAGAAGATCTGCCAG CTGAAGGAGGACCACCAGAAAGCCCTGCTGCGGCGTGAGTTTGAACTGCAGAGCCTCAACCTGCAGAGGCGGCTGGAGCAGAAGTTCTGGAGCCAGGAGAAGAACCTGCTGGTGCAGGAGTCACAGCAGTTCAGGCAaagcttccttctgctcttcatgAAGCTCAAGTGGTTCCTCAAGTGCTGGCGCCAGGGCAAGATTGTGCACAGTGAGGGCGATGACTTCCTGGAG GTGAACAGCATGAAGGAGCTGTACATGCtgctggaagaggaggagctcaccccacagcagcaggcagacaaCAGGACCTGCTCTGGGGACGCCTGGACTCCCAATACG CCCAACGAGTGCATCAAGACGCTGGCGGACATGAAGGTCACCCTGAAGgagctgtgcacagagctgcgGGAGGAGCGGCGTGGTGCAGgcgagctgcagcagcagttcacCAAGGCCAAGGCTGCCTGGGAGATGGAGCGCGCTGAGCTCAAGTGCCACATCGCCCAG ctggaggcaAAAGCAGGCAAAGGCATCACGGAGCGGACGCTACCAGACTGGAAGGTGGCACTGAAGAGGGAGCGCGAGGAGCATCAGCATCTCCTGGCTGAATCCTACAGCGCCGTCATGGACCTGACCAAGCAGCTGCAGATCAGTGAAAAGAACTGGAAACAGGAGAAGGTGGAGCTGCTGGCCCGCTTcaaggaagagcagcagcaggcagagcagcaagcaaagGACCTGCAGAACAAACTCAACCAG TTGCAGAAAGGAGCCAACCCGTGGGCTTTGAAACACTCTGAAATGGAGAAGCATGGCAGCAACTGGAAAGAG GCTCTGAATGAAAAAATCACAGACAAAGAGACAATCTCTGAAGAAGACGCCAAGGGAACCAACTTAAAAAG GACCAAGTCCGTTTCCTCCATGTCAGAGTTTGAAAGCTTGCTCGACTGTTCTCCCTACCTCCCTGGAAAGACTGTGCCTGGGCTGGGTGACCATTCCCGAGGCAAAAAGTCATCTGCAgccccccagctgctgcccaaCGGGATCCGGGACAGCACCAGCCTTCCTCCCCCTAACTGTACGTATGTGAATATCGAGCAACCCGCCTCCGACAGCCTGGCCAAGGAGAAGCTAGGCATCTCCTCCTGGGACTACTCACAGGCCAGCAGCCTCTCGGGGCATGACCCAACCCAGAAGCAGATGCAGAGGAGCTACACAGCACCTGACAAGACAGGGATCCGCATCTACTACAGCCCTCCTGTGGTGCGGCGCCTGGAGGCAGCTGTGGTGCACAACAAGGAGGGAAAGATCATGATCGAGCCCGGCTTCTTGTTCACCATGGCCAAGCCCAAAGAGCCGGAGGAGTCGGCCAGGGCGGAGAGCACATACAGCCAGTGGCTGTGCAACTTCTCCAAGCAGCAGCGAGAGCTGCTCGATGGCAGCACGGGGGAGAGCACGGTGCCACCGGTGCCCCGCTTCCCTCCCTCGCTGCACGACCTGGAGATCTCCGGCAACATGAGTGACGACATGAAGGAGATCACCAACTGCGTGCGACAGGCCATCCGCTCCAGCTCACTGGAGAGGAAAGTGAAGAGCACCTCGAGCCAGACCGTGGGGCTGGCCCACGTGGGGACACAGACCACACAGACGGTGAGCGTGGGCCTGCAGACGGACCTGCCGCGCGGCAGCCTGCATGGCAAGAGCTGGTCCCCACGCAGCTCCTCGCTCGTCTCAGTGCGTGGCAAACAAAtctccacctccctggacaaGGTGCACGCCAGGATCGAGCGGCCCTGCTGCTCACCCAAGTACGGCTCACCAAAGCTGCAGCGGAGGTCTTCCTCCAAGCTGGATGCCTCCAAGGACAGGAGCCTTTGGAACCTGCACCAGGGCAAGCAGAACGGCTCCGCCTGGGCCCGCTCCACCACCACCCGTGACAGCCCCGTCCTCAGCAACATCAACGATGGCCTGTCCAGCCTCTTCAGTGTGGTGGAGCACGCGGGCAGCACCGAGTCCATCTGGAAGCCGGGCTGCCCTGAGGGCGGCAGGGCCAAGGCTGAGGCCCCCAAGTACGGCCTGGTGCAGGAGTTCTTCAGGAATGTTTGTGGGCGGGCGCAGAGCCCCACGGCCCCCCCAGAGAAGAAGGATGCtggtggtggggaggagggCTCCAAGAAGACCGAGCATCCCAGCCTGGCCTCCTACCACCCCACCGAGAGCACCTCCCGCATCCTGAGCAAAAAAGTCCtcaagcagagcagctgtgaggaCCCCAAGCTGATGTCCCCTGGCCAAGGGAGCAAAGAGGCATTCCCCCGGGACCCTGACTTCATCTCAGCCATGGCCAGTGAG GACATGGCATGCGACTGCAGCTCACAGTCCCTCACCTCCTGCTTCGCCCGGCCGtcccgctccgccgcccgccACTCGCCCTCCAAGTGCAGGCTGCACCCCATAGACATCCCCAGGGTGGAGGAGAAGCCCGGGCCGCTGAGTGAGTGA
- the SOGA1 gene encoding protein SOGA1 isoform X2 gives MSLELSGSDSESPGSAPPPPPSAGEASPLPEEPSAASMASSRLQLSTSLAFSDLTEELLDASTDGLLRELEDLRSENDYLKDEIEELRAEMLEMRDVYMEEDVYQLQELRQQLDQASKTCRILQYRLRKAERRSLRVAQTGQVDGELIHSLEQDVKVAKDVSVRLHNELEAVEKKRIRLEEENEDLRQRLIETELAKQVVQNEMDKLRENSLKKRGSRSIGKTEKKPSVQEDSADLKCQLHFAKEESALMCKKLTKLAKENDGMKEELLKYRSLYGDLDSSLSVEELADSPHSREAELKVHLKLVEEEANILSRRIVELEVENRGLRAEMDDMKGQGDRELPGQDLRFLACTSACGDAGDTVAELRRHLQFVEEEADLLRRSLLELEDQNKLLLNELNKYKSDHELDVTLSEDSCSVVSEPSQEELATAKVQISELSGKVKKLQYENRVLLSNLQRCDLASCQTTRPMLETDAEAGDSAQCVPTAGWRDERGSEAEVQDRVLDGGSSTKLLKAKDLETLLGIRDQAALVSKAIDILISDANGFTSSLKVCLDNECVGGLLAEALDNSSESPSDAKLMNVLLMRLGVLQQDLGCFMRKVDLLSSGLKEHSGSFLFSSSHEATKEGLQKEHGSDLQPDFRDADPYRITHTKDTDPAHSRSYKTCRPDENDSYATEMKELQLVLSEANESLRGLQEQLSQERQLRKDEVDNFSQKICQLKEDHQKALLRREFELQSLNLQRRLEQKFWSQEKNLLVQESQQFRQSFLLLFMKLKWFLKCWRQGKIVHSEGDDFLEVNSMKELYMLLEEEELTPQQQADNRTCSGDAWTPNTPNECIKTLADMKVTLKELCTELREERRGAGELQQQFTKAKAAWEMERAELKCHIAQLEAKAGKGITERTLPDWKVALKREREEHQHLLAESYSAVMDLTKQLQISEKNWKQEKVELLARFKEEQQQAEQQAKDLQNKLNQLQKGANPWALKHSEMEKHGSNWKEALNEKITDKETISEEDAKGTNLKRTKSVSSMSEFESLLDCSPYLPGKTVPGLGDHSRGKKSSAAPQLLPNGIRDSTSLPPPNCTYVNIEQPASDSLAKEKLGISSWDYSQASSLSGHDPTQKQMQRSYTAPDKTGIRIYYSPPVVRRLEAAVVHNKEGKIMIEPGFLFTMAKPKEPEESARAESTYSQWLCNFSKQQRELLDGSTGESTVPPVPRFPPSLHDLEISGNMSDDMKEITNCVRQAIRSSSLERKVKSTSSQTVGLAHVGTQTTQTVSVGLQTDLPRGSLHGKSWSPRSSSLVSVRGKQISTSLDKVHARIERPCCSPKYGSPKLQRRSSSKLDASKDRSLWNLHQGKQNGSAWARSTTTRDSPVLSNINDGLSSLFSVVEHAGSTESIWKPGCPEGGRAKAEAPKYGLVQEFFRNVCGRAQSPTAPPEKKDAGGGEEGSKKTEHPSLASYHPTESTSRILSKKVLKQSSCEDPKLMSPGQGSKEAFPRDPDFISAMASEDMACDCSSQSLTSCFARPSRSAARHSPSKCRLHPIDIPRVEEKPGPLSE, from the exons ATGTCGCTGGAACTCAGCGGCAGCGACAGCGAATCCCCGGGcagcgccccgccgccgccgccctcggCCGGAGAGGCCTCGCCGCTGCCCGAGGAGCCCTCGGCCGCCTCCATGGCCAGCAGCcgcctgcagctcagcacctctCTCGCCTTCTCCGACCTCACCGAGGAGCTGCTGGACGCCAGCACCGACGGGCTGCTCCGCGAGCTGGAGGACCTGCGCTCTGAGAACGACTATCTCAAG GATGAGATCGAGGAGCTGCGTGCCGAGATGCTGGAGATGAGGGACGTCTACATGGAGGAGGACGTCtaccagctgcaggagctgcggcAGCAGCTGGACCAGGCCAGCAAGACGTGCCGCATCCTGCAGTACCGCCTGCGCAAGGCTGAGCGGCGCAGCCTGCGTGTGGCACAGACCGGCCAGGTGGATGGCGAGCTCATCCACAGCCTGGAGCAGGACGTCAAG gtGGCCAAGGATGTCTCCGTGCGGCTCCACAACGAGCTGGAGGCggtggagaagaaaaggatcaggctggaggaggagaacgAGGACCTGCGCCAGCGACTGATCGAGACGGAGCTGGCCAAGCAGGTGGTACAGAATGAGATGGACAAGCTCCGAGAG aatTCCCTGAAGAAAAGGGGGTCTCGCTCCATTGGGAAGACCGAGAAGAAGCCATCGGTGCAG gaGGACAGTGCAGACCTGAAGTGCCAGCTGCACTTTGCCAAGGAGGAGTCGGCCCTGATGTGCAAGAAGCTGACCAAGCTGGCCAAGGAGAACGATGGCATGAAGGAGGAGCTTCTGAAGTACAGGTCCCTCTACGGGGACCTTGACAGCTCCCTGTCTGTGGAGGAGCTTGCCGACTCACCCCACTCACGCGAGGCAGAGCTCAAGGTCCACCTCAAGCTGGTGGAAGAAGAAGCCAACATCCTCAGCCGTAGGATTGTGGAGCTGGAGGTGGAGAACCGCGGCCTGCGGGCTGAGATGGACGACATGAAGGGCCAGGGGGACAGGGAGCTGCCAGGGCAGGATCTGCGGTTCCTGGCCTGCACCTCGGCCTGCGGGGACGCGGGGGACACGGTGGCAGAGCTGCGGCGGCACCTGCAGTTTGTGGAGGAGGAGGCCGACCTGCTGCGCCGctcactgctggagctggaggacCAGAACAAGCTCCTGCTGAACGAGCTCAACAAATACAAGTCGGACCACGAGCTGGATGTGACGCTGTCAGAGGACAGCTGCTCAGTGGTCAGCGAGCCCTCGCAGGAGGAGCTGGCCACGGCTAAGGTGCAGATCAGCGAGCTGAGTGGCAAGGTGAAGAAGCTGCAGTACGAGAACCGGGTTCTCCTCTCCAACCTGCAGCGCTGTGACCTGGCCTCCTGCCAGACCACCCGGCCCATGCTGGAGACCGACGCCGAGGCCGGCGACTCAGCGCAGTGCGTGCCCACTGCTGGCTGGAGGGACGAGCGTGGCAGTGAGGCCGAGGTGCAGGACAGGGTGCTGGATGGAGGTTCCAGCACCAAGCTGCTTAAGGCCAAGGACTTGGAGACCCTGCTGGGCATCCGGGACCAAGCAGCGCTCGTCAGCAAAGCCATCGACATCTTGATTTCAGATGCCAATGGCTTCACCTCCAGCCTGAAGGTGTGCCTGGACAACGAGTGCGTGggggggctgctggctgaggcCCTGGATAACAGCAGCGAGAGCCCCAGCGACGCCAAGCTGATGAATGTGCTCCTCATGAGGCTgggtgtgctgcagcaggacctgGGCTGCTTCATGCGGAAGGTGGATCTCCTCTCCAGCGGCCTCAAGGAGCACAGCggctccttcctcttctccagcagccACGAGGCCACCAAAGAGGGGCTGCAGAAGGAGCATGGCTCTGACTTGCAG CCTGATTTTAGGGACGCCGACCCTTACCGCATCACCCACACCAAGGACACGGACCCCGCACATTCCCGGAGCTACAAAACCTGCCGGCCTGACGAGAACGACTCCTATGCCACCGAG atgaaggagctgcagctggtgctgtcAGAGGCCAACGAGAGCCTgcgggggctgcaggagcagctctcgCAGGAGAGGCAGTTGCGGAAGGATGAGGTGGACAACTTCTCACAGAAGATCTGCCAG CTGAAGGAGGACCACCAGAAAGCCCTGCTGCGGCGTGAGTTTGAACTGCAGAGCCTCAACCTGCAGAGGCGGCTGGAGCAGAAGTTCTGGAGCCAGGAGAAGAACCTGCTGGTGCAGGAGTCACAGCAGTTCAGGCAaagcttccttctgctcttcatgAAGCTCAAGTGGTTCCTCAAGTGCTGGCGCCAGGGCAAGATTGTGCACAGTGAGGGCGATGACTTCCTGGAG GTGAACAGCATGAAGGAGCTGTACATGCtgctggaagaggaggagctcaccccacagcagcaggcagacaaCAGGACCTGCTCTGGGGACGCCTGGACTCCCAATACG CCCAACGAGTGCATCAAGACGCTGGCGGACATGAAGGTCACCCTGAAGgagctgtgcacagagctgcgGGAGGAGCGGCGTGGTGCAGgcgagctgcagcagcagttcacCAAGGCCAAGGCTGCCTGGGAGATGGAGCGCGCTGAGCTCAAGTGCCACATCGCCCAG ctggaggcaAAAGCAGGCAAAGGCATCACGGAGCGGACGCTACCAGACTGGAAGGTGGCACTGAAGAGGGAGCGCGAGGAGCATCAGCATCTCCTGGCTGAATCCTACAGCGCCGTCATGGACCTGACCAAGCAGCTGCAGATCAGTGAAAAGAACTGGAAACAGGAGAAGGTGGAGCTGCTGGCCCGCTTcaaggaagagcagcagcaggcagagcagcaagcaaagGACCTGCAGAACAAACTCAACCAG TTGCAGAAAGGAGCCAACCCGTGGGCTTTGAAACACTCTGAAATGGAGAAGCATGGCAGCAACTGGAAAGAG GCTCTGAATGAAAAAATCACAGACAAAGAGACAATCTCTGAAGAAGACGCCAAGGGAACCAACTTAAAAAG GACCAAGTCCGTTTCCTCCATGTCAGAGTTTGAAAGCTTGCTCGACTGTTCTCCCTACCTCCCTGGAAAGACTGTGCCTGGGCTGGGTGACCATTCCCGAGGCAAAAAGTCATCTGCAgccccccagctgctgcccaaCGGGATCCGGGACAGCACCAGCCTTCCTCCCCCTAACTGTACGTATGTGAATATCGAGCAACCCGCCTCCGACAGCCTGGCCAAGGAGAAGCTAGGCATCTCCTCCTGGGACTACTCACAGGCCAGCAGCCTCTCGGGGCATGACCCAACCCAGAAGCAGATGCAGAGGAGCTACACAGCACCTGACAAGACAGGGATCCGCATCTACTACAGCCCTCCTGTGGTGCGGCGCCTGGAGGCAGCTGTGGTGCACAACAAGGAGGGAAAGATCATGATCGAGCCCGGCTTCTTGTTCACCATGGCCAAGCCCAAAGAGCCGGAGGAGTCGGCCAGGGCGGAGAGCACATACAGCCAGTGGCTGTGCAACTTCTCCAAGCAGCAGCGAGAGCTGCTCGATGGCAGCACGGGGGAGAGCACGGTGCCACCGGTGCCCCGCTTCCCTCCCTCGCTGCACGACCTGGAGATCTCCGGCAACATGAGTGACGACATGAAGGAGATCACCAACTGCGTGCGACAGGCCATCCGCTCCAGCTCACTGGAGAGGAAAGTGAAGAGCACCTCGAGCCAGACCGTGGGGCTGGCCCACGTGGGGACACAGACCACACAGACGGTGAGCGTGGGCCTGCAGACGGACCTGCCGCGCGGCAGCCTGCATGGCAAGAGCTGGTCCCCACGCAGCTCCTCGCTCGTCTCAGTGCGTGGCAAACAAAtctccacctccctggacaaGGTGCACGCCAGGATCGAGCGGCCCTGCTGCTCACCCAAGTACGGCTCACCAAAGCTGCAGCGGAGGTCTTCCTCCAAGCTGGATGCCTCCAAGGACAGGAGCCTTTGGAACCTGCACCAGGGCAAGCAGAACGGCTCCGCCTGGGCCCGCTCCACCACCACCCGTGACAGCCCCGTCCTCAGCAACATCAACGATGGCCTGTCCAGCCTCTTCAGTGTGGTGGAGCACGCGGGCAGCACCGAGTCCATCTGGAAGCCGGGCTGCCCTGAGGGCGGCAGGGCCAAGGCTGAGGCCCCCAAGTACGGCCTGGTGCAGGAGTTCTTCAGGAATGTTTGTGGGCGGGCGCAGAGCCCCACGGCCCCCCCAGAGAAGAAGGATGCtggtggtggggaggagggCTCCAAGAAGACCGAGCATCCCAGCCTGGCCTCCTACCACCCCACCGAGAGCACCTCCCGCATCCTGAGCAAAAAAGTCCtcaagcagagcagctgtgaggaCCCCAAGCTGATGTCCCCTGGCCAAGGGAGCAAAGAGGCATTCCCCCGGGACCCTGACTTCATCTCAGCCATGGCCAGTGAG GACATGGCATGCGACTGCAGCTCACAGTCCCTCACCTCCTGCTTCGCCCGGCCGtcccgctccgccgcccgccACTCGCCCTCCAAGTGCAGGCTGCACCCCATAGACATCCCCAGGGTGGAGGAGAAGCCCGGGCCGCTGAGTGAGTGA